The following is a genomic window from Aphis gossypii isolate Hap1 chromosome X, ASM2018417v2, whole genome shotgun sequence.
AAACTCGATACTTAGTAAGCACATCCATCATAACCTTGAGTTTTTGCTGAAATACTCTGGCGATTATGTCATGGCGATCTTGCGGTTTTTGACCCGGTTCCAACTCGCGTTCAATTTCCGTCCACTTCGGATTGCATGTGaccgtaataaataaatccggAGTTCCATAATTTCGCACGTACGTCATAGCGTCTTGAGCGTATTCGTGCATGTGGCGTGGGCTTCCGATATAAGTTGATGGAGAATCGTCAGTCGTCCAATATTCTGAACATCACCATCTGAATGAATAGCATCACGCAAGTGTATATAGTCCTCAGATCGTAGCTTTGGCTGATTGAATCTGATGAACGCTAAACGTTCGGTCTCGACTTTGACATACATGTCGACAGCGAATGCTGGAATAGCCGACCGCACTTCAGAATGACATTCTCCTCATGTGTACGAATCATCATACGATACGCATAGTAATTCATTGcgcttagatttttattattcgttgATACTCCTgaaaatgcaaaattaaatgaattgttaATGGAAaccaataaaagtaataatggaaataattagTGTGTGAATATTGTACCTGTAATTGGATCGACCATCTTCAACGTGATGTCGTATCCGTCTTGCCCTTGCCAATAAATGATTGGATATTGTAACGCATCGTACAAACGATGTGTCTCGTTTACACGATGCATGATATTGCTTCTTCGCTGAACGACAATGTCTCGTGATTTAGTTGGATCGCCAACAATAATTGCAGCAACATCATTAACGGTGGGTGCATTGAATCTTCGCACATGTTCACCTGTTGGAGTACAATCCGCTCTTATGACAAATTTGTGCGTATCCGATGGCATTCGTTCCAATGCTGTTTTGAACATATTAACCACAGCATTATTAGCGTGAAAAAATGCTTGCAACTGTTCAATAATTCGTCTCTTTAACTGTTGTGCTCCCTGTATATTGCACCGCACGTTCAGCTGATCCACCATCGacgaaatgaaatatatttgcagAAATTGATGCGGTTCATCTGGTGTTGGCACCATTGAACCATGCAAATGATATATTTGACCTTGTATCTGTAATtgcaaataatcattaaaatttgttcatgAATACATTGTAAATCGTGTGATGGTGTAGTGTGTGGTGTATATGAAGTTGTTATGTGTTGCAATTATGTGTGTTGTATCTTTTACCTTGCAAGTCGGCATGAAGCCGCCTTCTCGAATGATATTAGCTCCAAAGGAAGTCATGCGAAAGCAGTTATTAAATTCAAGGATGTGTTGAAGAAAATGGCTGGAATCGGGATCACTTCCATCAAACAATGTTTTCAGTGGCTGTGGTGGTGTAAGTAATGGATCCAGTTTGACTTTTCCACTTGCGCAGCACAATCCAACCGTTTCTCTTTTGAACTTTACCGCATTGCAATATCGGCATATAGTCGTCATTCGTCCAATATCCAAATTTTCATCATCACTGTAGTTCGCAGTGGGATCATATTGGAATGCCAAGCGATTGTATGATGCCAATGATCTTCGTGTGCTCACGCGATGTCTCAATCGGTCATTttctcttattatattttgtctttcTTCTCTTAAGTTCCTTGAATAGACTTGTTGCTGGCTTGCATGTCTTGTGCGGCGGCCGATGTTCGCACGTCGTTCTCTAGGCATTTGGGACTATGGACAGAGTGTtgaatttaacttcaaatgcaCGATCCACATAATTTACACTGagcttaaatgaaattaactgAGCAGAGAATAATGACTATCTGTCACACACTTTATCACGCACCGTTGCTATTGGTTTGAAGTACATGCTATGTATAATAGATGGCGCTGTATGTGAAAAACGATTTCCCCACTTTTCTGTTGAATTTTTCTGAATTTTCCAGAATTTTCTTTGCTATAAACCTCACGGAGCCCAAGACCTTTCCAACGAATGCAAAACCGTGGAAATCGGTTCGTGCGTTCTGGAGTTATAGCGTCAGGGAGGAAAACcggacttatttttatataatagatattattattttaaaacaattttgattacattacggtgttataaatattgattagtgGGAgactgtttaaaatttttaaaaattgttctttttttccGTGTTCTTTTTTTCCTTCATCTATTTTATCGATTACCCCTGGAtgatatataagggggcccGATTAGGCACATTTtagacgtgatccaccagagttagtgcgagcaccttcacgtcactcAGTTCAATTTTCATGTctcctggacttagaatattttttaaagtttaatttattaaatcatttggacttagaatatttttctaataaaaaacacttagaaaatatttcacagtcttcattttttacaattattccaTTCGATACTACATCATTCAATTGcttgtacgtggcacgttataataatgtaatctcATTTTCTTTGTTATCTTGCACTTCATTTACCTGACTTTTATTAAACACATGTCTGGTTATACACTTAACcgaaatgatttaatttaccaCAATTATGGCATGCTGCTCCATAGGCAGGACACTCATTAATACCATGACGATTAGCACatctattacaattaaataacttattacctTTATTTACACTAGGTATTGTTTTGATAACCAGTCGTATTGCCTTGTCTGTTGTTACTCTTCTCCATCAATTTTCTGTTAGCTTCATTATTCCATTtctttaacttattattgtcTTGATAACTTCTTTCAGCTTGATCAAGGTTGGGTTTTTCATTTTGAACTAGTCCACGATGTAGCTCAGCCTGTTAAACTGCTTGACAGTATTGTATTACTTTACTTAGAGATAAATTCTCTCTCAACAATTTGGACTGAAGTTCCTTATCAAATACACCCAATACGATCTGAGTACGTAAAAGTGCATCTTCGGATTCACCAAATGAACACGACTTGATAAGCTCACGAAGATCAGCGTAGAACTTGGCCAACATTTCATAATCTCCTTGTTTTCGAgtgaaatacttaaaatgttccataatttcatttttgcgAGGCACGCAATTATCTTTCAGTGACTTCAGTATATTCTCAACAGAAACCACTTCAATGCTAAAAGTGTTGTAAAGTTTCAAACCCTCCGGCCCtagtaaattcaataaacgCGCAACTTGAATATCTTTACTTTTCTTATTGGTTTCAGTAGCCACAAAATAGACTTCAATTTCCtgcttaaataatttgaaattgtcattttaattaccacttaattttaaagtcgCTGGTTTATTGAAATCCATTTTTCATCCAGTTGAATCTTGCAGTGTTTTCTTCGTaagtcaatattaattaatgattcgACTGCgccatgttttatatttaatatttgagttttagtataaaatattttatgaagaaataatacacatctttataaagttttaaaattatattttaaagattcaggtgtgtgtgtgtctttTGTGCTTGTGACTGGCTGTGTATGTCGTGCACACGCACAATAACGACGGTGAGTTATCAGTCACCACAGTGCTGCCACATAGTAGCTATATTACAGACTACCTACCCTTTACAgggatgttttttttttatagctgtAGGGatgtaggttttttttaagaattttccaaacttataatacatcttacggttataataacttaatataataatgatgaataaaaTCACGTATTGTTCTCCGTATGGATCTGAATATGttcttttatttagatttttcgaaaacgtgttatttaggtttttaaaaaagcatcAGCAGTGCGTTGCCGCATGATGCTGCACGTACTTGTACTTgggaaattgtataaaatcagGCTTTGGACTTAGAGCTTTGAAAAGTTATGAGTGCATTCATGAGTGCATTTACAATCGTTCAGTAGAGGTTTTGAAATCTACAAGTCCAAAAAAAAGTTCGTCCGATATCCCACAGACTTACAATTATGATGAATATGATTGTTTGGAAAATCACGTTTACGAGTTGTTTCCCGAGAAAACCGTGGAAGATATGTCGAAAACCATTTGAGATTAAATTGTTCTTCGTATGGATCTGCATATGGtctattattaagattttttgatAACGCGTTGTTTAAGCTTTTTAAAAAGCATCAATAGGGCTTTGCCGCATGATGCCGCGACACTCATAACCCATGTAAGTCGAAATGCCACCATGTGCGCTGCATCCGGTTGCTCACACGACGCGTCTGTAGCTTACCGGCCGCCGGCGGTCAGTCAATCGTTCATGACTCTCAGTGGCACCTATTCCATTGTCAGCGAGCAATAAACGTTTATGGAATGGTTTCCCAGTTGTACACCAATcatcttaataaatataagtaattaatttactagccatattactatatttatattactataaaatgtttttcctatgtttatttagtacctaccttcaataattaaatcattaatatgaaCAGGATCTATAGGATTGTTTTTTGATCGTTGATTTCTCAATGTCCTCTTAGTGATATCTTCAAGTGGCATTTTTGATTAAGAACTTCATCTAACTCGGGGACACCTTGAGCATAAATCTCGACTGGATTTGTACAGGATGTCTTAgccattaatttcatttttgataCTGCTTTCATAACATTTACTTCTGATTGGCTCGCAGGATGATTGTGTTCTGTTGTCACGGTAGGAtcagttttcaaaatactaGTCCTTAGTATTCCAGCACAATTTGTCGTATTTTTGGTTGAACATTTCcatgtaaaattgtttttaccttTGTACTttgttatataagtatatcctTCAAAAGCTACTTTTTCACCTcctttattagatttaaaaatttccatttaaaatgtatttaaaaaattgaagtataaaaatgtaatgaaaacaCTTGAACACTTCAATGACTGTCAATAGACTAAAATATGTTCACTCAAATTATAGCTCTAAAGTATGAAAAGTCTACATGGGAAATCTCcagtaataaaatgttgttttatattttaccactagttatattttatgataaagtaTGAAAAGGTCACCTATAGTCAACTATAAAGGCACTAGGATTACTTAGGGAATTTCcagtaataaaaatgcatcttactctatattattatactaagctttattgtatttaatatatatatatatatacatatatcttgTATTCTTGTATCTTCTATCAGTTGTATCTAGATACACTAAATGCAAGTATCATGATACATGATACTTGCATTTAGTATCTTGCCCAACCCTGGTTCTatgctatattttaaaaatttaattcatagacACTTGCgccacattttttattttttaatactaaaaaaaattaccatacaAATATTTCTCCAAGTAAGATATACAATTTGACAATATTGAATgtttcggattttttttttatcaatttttaagttttttattttcagttataaaaattaaaaaaatattgattagtgGGACactgtttaaaatttctaaaaattgttctttttttccTTGGTCTTTTTTTCCTAGGTTCATCAtccagggactcccgcggtaccttcagGTCCCTGATGGTCATCTGCACGAGCATCCACTTCTACCCACGCCTTGCGTCATCCGCGTGACGCCGTGCGTCAATTAtgtgtctataatattttaccggGTGAGTGATTACGTACCTAGTATATTCTACCGGTGGTAATTACGTATCCACAATATGTCACCGGATAGCAATCATAtagtcattataattatttatcattattttctagCGGGTAGAAAGCATACGGGCGATGATACTTTTGATTAGTTTTTACCTTTTGTTTTTAGgtcctaatttattatactcgatCATTACTTGCTTGGCTGCTCACCCTTAGCATAATTATAGGGATGTTCGTTATGCCATTAGTGTTGTGGTTATTGTTGGCTACAGtatgtagtattttatatattatatttaatataagtatcagagcacgttgcaccTCCCCACGGAAAAAAAGGGTTATGTCTCAAAGAGAGAAATCTTTCAAAGTTTACTACAAAATGGttaagttacaaattattacaatattatagtgtttacaATGTTTGGTTACAAGTTATTGAAATAAGacatacattacaattatatgtatgcttttacatttaaaatattttcgttatataatatgatgtatatgttatatatatagtttcgAATAAATATTGGTTAAACAGTTTGATtagataatttgattataatataattcaatgattaaatatgtttgttagttttcttataatttataattgtgattactataaaatatagtgttagtaaatactataatataatgattatagtgggtttaataattgatgattacaataattccttatatggttaatttattagtacaaataatatttgcttattataatatgttagtaatataaaatctataaattccccacatttcaaatttatttccatatcccaaatttacagtatttttttttttagttaaatctaagtgtatatattatatatatattttttttttcttttatcatttcattttttatgttatttttattttacgtttttgtttatttattcaactaaGATTCGCTGCCAATAAAATGacttacttattatttgaAGTACGTCATCCACATTAACAACAAtcttaattgattaatacgtTTACTTGATCAATCTCTTTACTCATTTGGAATGTCATGGAAAGCACTCTATCGATCACGTGTCAAATATTATGTCGATAGGTGTTTCGTACAATTCCAATCAGTTTTCCCTATTTGATTGATTCATTAtagacatattttgttttttttttttttatctactgtaatttaatatatcccGTGGATTCTGTATTAGTTCGAGGTAATAGTCTAATTCATAACAGTATGGTTCACCAAATTTTCTGTCTACCGCCATATCAGATAAAAATCTCTTGGCTGCCTCAATCATTTCCAATATAATTTCGTCCtcgttgttaaaatatttatcataacatGTTATGTTCAGCATTGAGTAATGATCTGAatctaacatttttagaatgtTTTTATCTGAATGTCCGTTCCACACTACTAATACGTTCTCCTTATTACCTCTACGTATACAACTGTCAATGTATCCttctgttaaattatttttcgttgaaCTCAAACTCTGCTTTAATTGGTCCAAACAAGCATCTCTAAGATAGGTTTTAATCCTGAAAACTCTTTATTTCTCTTATTTTCACCTGAAGCTCTGTCTCACTCATAGGTCGAGCTTCTTCGTTAAGTGGTCGTCCTTCCAGTTTCCTCATCTTAAAACGGTCTAAGCTATTTGATATAGCCAGTGGCGCAACTAGCGGGTAAGTTAGCAAATTGAAACTTTGGGGCCCCTGGTTTATcggtaaaaattgtttttagttttttttcacattttataattattatttttatttccgatactttattataaacatctaCGTATAGGCGTTTAGCTTAAAATGAGATGGTTATACTTattcctataattattatagcctataggtactattattttaatattacacatttatactacaaggtattaatatttataaatattataaaatcatgatcatggttaattaataaatgcagtgttgcgtgccagtatcagatttgaatccaaatggttaatttaaatgaaagttaaacttaataacgaaatatgtctttattgcatataaataaaatatatgtaacaaacaaaataagtggctgagtgtcgtgaaagtgctcagttgttgatagctttggtacatctgccgttgctggttttcgggctcccttatgtattgtggtgcgtctcttgtttacgtcgaTTGATAGTAACTTATAATACACTttgacttattataatactttatacataatatatttaattaattaattaatttaattttatttatttttaacaaactatttgtaataatttatacctataattatcattggatttcgcttttttttccaatatgcttttttttcattcgattttttttccatttgtttttttttccatatgcTCTTTTTTCACTTGCTTCTTTTTCCTAAACTCCTAGTAAATAGGGACATATAGAGTTCCAATAGTTGACTAGGGCCTACACTCCGCAGATTAGGTATATGAGACAGTGCTAGTCCCCCAATAAACAGAGGCATTTCCCTTTCCTTTTGGTCCGGGAAGCATCGCCGA
Proteins encoded in this region:
- the LOC126552278 gene encoding uncharacterized protein LOC126552278; translated protein: MPRERRANIGRRTRHASQQQVYSRNLREERQNIIRENDRLRHRVSTRRSLASYNRLAFQYDPTANYSDDENLDIGRMTTICRYCNAVKFKRETVGLCCASGKVKLDPLLTPPQPLKTLFDGSDPDSSHFLQHILEFNNCFRMTSFGANIIREGGFMPTCKIQGQIYHLHGSMVPTPDEPHQFLQIYFISSMVDQLNVRCNIQGAQQLKRRIIEQLQAFFHANNAVVNMFKTALERMPSDTHKFVIRADCTPTGEHVRRFNAPTVNDVAAIIVGDPTKSRDIVVQRRSNIMHRVNETHRLYDALQYPIIYWQGQDGYDITLKMVDPITGVSTNNKNLSAMNYYAYRMMIRTHEENVILKCGRLFQHSLSTYGDVQNIGRLTILHQLISEAHATCTNTLKTL